The genomic window ACTAGAAAGTTAATTATGCCAAGCGGATTTACGACTCTTCTGACGGATACAGTAGGTTTTATTCAAGATTTGCCAACTACGCTAATAGCTGCATTCCGCTCGACCCTTGAAGAGGTTAAAGAGGCGGATTTAATCCTGCATGTTGTTGACAGTGGAAGTCCAGATTATTATCAGCATGAAGAAACGGTAAATGAACTATTGAAGGAACTTGAAAACGAAAAGATACCACAACTAACTGTATATAATAAGAGAGATATTAAGCACCCTGATTTTGTTCCAATTGCAAAAACAAAGGCTATTCTAATCAGTGCATTTGACGAGCAAGACCGCAATGGGCTAAAAAGCATGATTGAAGAAATGATTCTGGAAATGATGAATTATTATCATGTAGAGGTACCTTCTTCAGAAGGAAAGCTTCTGTCCCAGCTCAAAAATGAAACAATATTACGGGAACTATTTTTCCATGAAGAAAAGCAAATCTATGTATGTAAGGGCTATTACCTTGAGAACCACCATATTGGTGGGCAGATAAATAAATACAAAATGTAGATAGGAGAACATCATGTTTCAACAGTTATCAAATGGGGAAAAGCTGCAGCCAATTGTTACTGAAATTGAGCAGCAAATTGCTAATGTATTAGTAGGGATCGATAAAAAAATTGATGAAAATCAATTTCGTGTGCTTAATAGCTTTCAAAACAATCGGGTAAGTGATTCTCATTTTATTCCAACGACTGGCTATGGCTACGATGATATGGGCAGGGATACTCTAGAAAGGATCTATGCAGAGGTATTTGGAGGAGAATCGGCAGTCGTCCGTCCGCAAATTATTTCCGGAACACATGCCATCTCTATTGCCTTATTCGGGGTCCTTCGTCCTGGAGATGAACTTCTGTATATAACTGGAAAACCATATGACACATTAGAAGAAATAGTAGGCCTAAGGGGCAATGGTGTTGGTTCCTTGAAGGAATTCGGCATTACATATAATGCTGTTAACTTAACGGCAGATGGGGCAGTTGATTATGAAGCTGTAGCAAAAGCAATTAAGCCACAAACAAAAATGATCGGCATACAGCGTTCAAAAGGGTATGCAACTAGACCTTCCTTTACTATTGCTCAAATTGAAGAAATGATTAAATTCGTGAAGGAAATTAAATCAGATGTAGTAGTTTTTGTCGATAACTGCTACGGAGAATTTGTTGAAACAAAAGAACCATGCCATGTAGGTGCTGATTTAATGGCAGGTTCATTAATTAAAAACCCTGGAGGCGGACTGGCTAAAACAGGCGGCTATATAGTGGGTAAAGAGAAATGGGTAGAGGCATGCTCATATCGCATGACTTCTCCAGGAATCGGTGCTGAAGCCGGTGCATCATTATACAGCCTGCAGGAAATGTATCAAGGCTTTTTCCTAGCTCCTCATATTGTCGGCCAAGCACTAAAGGGAGCTGTTTTTACCTCCGCATTTTTAGAGAGGCTTGGAATGAATTCTTCACCAAAATGGGATGCGAAAAGAACGGATTTAATTCAATCTGTCCAATTTGATGACCGTGACAAGATGATTGCATTTTGTCAGGCTATCCAATATGCTGCACCGATTAATTCACATGTTACACCATATCCAAGTGCGATGCCTGGATATGAAGATGAGGTGATTATGGCAGCCGGAGCTTTTGTACAAGGAGCTAGCATTGAATTGTCAGCAGACGGTCCGATTAGACCGCCATATGTGGCATATGTTCAAGGCGGACTCACTTATTCTCACGTAAAAATTGCCATTTGTACAGCGATAAATGGGTTAATCGAAAAGGGTTTAATTCATATTGACTAATTGAACATACTAAGGACAGCGAATACATAAGCTGTCCTTTTCATTTTTTAAAATTTCATGTTAGGA from Bacillus sp. DTU_2020_1000418_1_SI_GHA_SEK_038 includes these protein-coding regions:
- a CDS encoding methionine gamma-lyase family protein, with the translated sequence MFQQLSNGEKLQPIVTEIEQQIANVLVGIDKKIDENQFRVLNSFQNNRVSDSHFIPTTGYGYDDMGRDTLERIYAEVFGGESAVVRPQIISGTHAISIALFGVLRPGDELLYITGKPYDTLEEIVGLRGNGVGSLKEFGITYNAVNLTADGAVDYEAVAKAIKPQTKMIGIQRSKGYATRPSFTIAQIEEMIKFVKEIKSDVVVFVDNCYGEFVETKEPCHVGADLMAGSLIKNPGGGLAKTGGYIVGKEKWVEACSYRMTSPGIGAEAGASLYSLQEMYQGFFLAPHIVGQALKGAVFTSAFLERLGMNSSPKWDAKRTDLIQSVQFDDRDKMIAFCQAIQYAAPINSHVTPYPSAMPGYEDEVIMAAGAFVQGASIELSADGPIRPPYVAYVQGGLTYSHVKIAICTAINGLIEKGLIHID